CCCGAGTGGCGAGCATCAGCAGCACCAGCCACGGCGCCACCAGCGCGAGCCGGGCGGCATTCACCGTCCACGACTGGCGGGCCTCCAACTCGGCGCGGGTGCGCGCGTCGTCGCGCAGGAAGGTCGACAGAGTGCGCAGCAGCCGGCCGAGGTCGGTGCCGCCGACCTCCCGGGCCAGCCGCAGCGACTCGACGAGGCGGTCGGCCACCGGATCGGCCAGCCGGTCCTTGAGGTCGTCGAGGCTGGTCTGGAAGTCGCCGCTGGTGCGGTAGTCGTGGGCGAACTGCGCGAATGCGGGACGCAGTTCCTCCGGGCCGCGCACCGACAATTGCGCGAGCGCCTCCGGCAGCGCGAGGCCGGCCCGTACGGCGGATGCGATGTGGTCGACCGCGTCGGGCCACAGTTCGCGACGTCCGTGTCTGCGGCGCTGGGCGCGGCTGCGCAACACCGCCACCGGCGTGTATCCGGCCAGCAGCGCGAAGCAGAACGCGACCGGTGCGACCTGCGTGAGCGCCATGCCGAGCAGGAAGACGAACAGCGCGAGACCGAAGCACAGCAACGCGAGGGTCGACACGTTCAACCCACGCATCCCCGACACCGCGAGGTCGCTGCGCAGCCGGTCGACGGCGGTGACCTTCGACTTCGGGCGCTTTGCCTGCTGCGGCCAGAACGACCAGTAGATGCAGAACACCCCGAGCCCCAGCAGGGTGCTGACGAGCGGAATCATTCGCGATCCCCAAGCAGGCGGGCCACGTCGAAGCCGGCGCGTTCGAAGCGTTCGGCGTGCGGCGGGAACCCCTCGCCACGCACCAACCGGCCGTCGCGGCGCACGAAGAGTTCGGCGAGCTCGATGACGCTTCCCTCGAATCGGCCGGGCACTGCTGCGATCTCGCGCACGCCGCGGCTGCCGTCGCGGTCGAGACCGACGTGCACGATGAGGTCGATCGACGATGCCACCGTCGGCATCACGAACTGCGATCCGACGTTCGGGCCGGCCAACAGCGGCAGGGTGCACATCTTGACCAGCGCCTCGCGGGCGGAGTTGGCGTGCAGGCTGGCCATGCCGGGCAGGCCGCTGTTCATCGCGATGAGCAGGTCGAGGCTCTCCTCCTGGCGCACCTCGCCGACGATGATCCGCGACGGGCGCATCCGCAGTGCCTCCTTCACCAGCCGGCGCAGCGGAATCTCGCCGGTGCCCTCGAGGCTGGGCTGCCGACACTGCAGCGCGGCCCAGTCGCGCAGGTTGAGCTTCAGCTCGAAGACCTCCTCGCACGACACGACCCGCTCGGTCGCAGGGATCGCGGCCGCGAGGCAGTTCAGCATGGTGGTCTTGCCGGCCTGCGTTCCGCCGGTCACCAGCACGTTGAGGCCACTGGCCACGGCCGCGCGCAGGAAGCGGGCCGCGGGCGCGGGGAGCGAGCCCATGGTCACGAGGTCGTCGAGCGAGTGCGCGCGAGCGACGAACTTGCGGATGTTGACGTACCAACGCCCGGGTGTGACGTCGGGGATCGCGACGTGCAACCGCGACCCATCGGGCAGGGTGGCATCGACGAACGGCGACGACAGGTCGACGCGGCGACCGGAGGGCTTGAGCATCCGCTCGACGAGGTTGCGCACCTCCTGCTCGGTGAGGATCGTCGGCGTCAACTCGGGCACGCCGCGTCGTGCGACGAACACCCGGCTCGGCTCGTTCAGCCAAATTTCCTCGACCGTCGGGTCGTCGAGGTACTGCTGGAGCGCGCCGTAGCCGAGCACCGAGTCGAGCACGCTGCGGGTCGCGACGTCGCGGTCGCCCAGCGGTTCGAGACCGCCGTGCAGGGTGCGTTCCTCGTAGTCGGCGACGACGTCGTGGATCAGCGAGTGCAGTCCCGCCCGGTCGCCGAGCGGGTCGAGCCGACGTCTGCGAATGAGTTCGCGGACCTCGCCCTCGATGACCTGGATGCCGTTCATTGCGTGCCCCTTCGTGCCCCTTGTGGTCTCCCCGACCTGCAGGCCATCAAACGATGTCCATCCCTACGAGTGGGTGTTTCCACAGCGACCAATCGCCTCCAACGGCCATTCCTTGACCAGCTCTTTACCTTCGGCGCACTTATCCACAGGCCGTCCTGCACCAACGCGCAAGGCGGGCGATACTCCGCGGCCATGACTGTCGAGCCCCATCCGTCGCCTCATCCGTCACCCCGGTCACCGGCCCGCACCCAGATCGCAGTCACCCTGGTCGGCACGCTCGACGGGCGTGGGCGGCGCGTGCGGATCTCCGCTCCGAGCGGGCTGCGCTGGGCGGCCGCACGCGAAGCCATCGAGGCGGCCGGCCACTGCGTGCCCGACCCCGCGTGGATCGGTGCGGACCGGCTGGACGACGACACCCGGCTCGGTGACATCCCCAACGGTGCGGTGATCGCACCCGACGCCTCGGCCGGGTCGGCGTCCGACCTGCTGCGACTGGAATGCACCAACGGCCCGGCGGTCGGACGTGGCCATCGACTCGGGCAGCGCGCGGTGACGGTCGGTCGCAGCGACCGCGCGAGCCTGCGACTGGACGACCCGGACGCATCCCGGGTGCACTGCCGCGTCGATCTCGTCGCCGGGCGTGTCACCGTCACCGACCTGGGGTCGACGAACGGCACACACGTCGACGGTGTCGCGGCCGGCGAAGGCACCGAACTTCGCGCGGGCGGTGAACTGCGGGTCGGGAACTCGACCCTGGCGCTCGCCGCGCCGAGCGGGAAGCCTCCGAAGGTCGAGAACGGTTGGATCGGCGTCCGCCGAACCCCGACCCGCACGACCGCGCCGCCCACCGTGCGCCTCACCGCACCCAACCCGCCACGCGAGCGCGAACGACGGGTGCTGCCGTGGCTGGTGGTTCTCGCGCCGCTGGTCATCGGCGTCGGCCTCGCCTGGTGGATGCGGACGATGATGTTCCTCGCCTTCGCGCTGTTCAGCCCGGTGCTGATGCTCGCCCAACACGTCGCGGACAAGCGCGAGGGCAAGACCTCGCGCCGCCGAGAACTCGCCGACCACGCCGCGGCGGTCACCCGGCACGAGGCCCGCGTGGCCGCCGTCCTGGCCTCGGAGCGGTACCTGCGCGAACGGGCGGCCCCGCCGCTCATCGACGCCGTCCGCAGCATCCGGGCGGTCGACGCACGCCTGTGGCACCGCCATCCCGACGACCACGGTTTCCTGCACTGGCGACTCGGCCGCGGCACGATCGCCTCCGAACTCACCGTGACCGACAGCGACGGCGAACAGACCCGGCCCGAGCTTGCCGACGCACCGGTCGTGGTCGATCTCGGCGCCGACCGCCTCGTCGGGGTGATCGCACGGCGGGAGTTGCAGACCGCATTGCTGTCGAGTCTGCTGCTGCAGGTCGGCGCCTGGCACTCGCCGCGCCACCTCCGCCTGGCGATCATCAGCAAGGCCCCGTTGCCGAACGCCGCCGACCTGTCGTGGCTGCCCCATCTCGGCGCCGACGGGCCGCAGCCCACCCTCTTCGATCTCGAGCACCCCGACCCGTTGGTCGACTTCCTGCGCAGCCAGATGCACGACCGCGACGAAGGTGATCGTCCGCCGAGCCTTCTCGTGGTGCTGCTCGACGGCGAATTCACCTCCGTCGCAGCCGAACTCAGCGAGATCGTCATGAACCCGCGGCGGTACTCGGCCACTGTCGTCACTTTCGCGCATGCCGACTCGCACGTGCCCGACCGTGCTCATCCGATGCTCCGCGGCACCTCGACGACCCGCCTCGTCGTCGATGGCGCGCAACCGACGCAGTGCGTGCCCGACCTGCCCGAGCCAGACCTCCTGCCCGGCCTCGCGCGCCGGCTCGCACCCCTGCGCGACGCCGTCAGCACCGGTGGTGGAGGCACGCCGCCGCCGGCCATCGGGTTGGCGGAGGCATGGGCCCCCGCCACCGGTGCGCCCCTGCTCGATCTCGACGCAACCGAGCGACGATGGTCGCAAGAGGCACGGCCGAATCCGCGCGCCGTGCTCGGCAGCAGCGCCGCCGGGCCGGTGACGGTCGATCTCACGGTCGACGGCCCGCACGCCCTGATCGCCGGCACCACCGGAGCCGGGAAGTCCGAACTGCTGCAGACGCTGATCACCTCGCTCGCGGCGGTGAACCGGCCCGACGCACTCAACTTCGTGCTGATCGACTACAAGGGCGGGGCGGCATTCCGGGAGTGCGCGCGGTTGCCACACACCGTCGGCCTGGTCACCGACCTCGACGGCCATCTGACCCAGCGCGCGCTCACCTCGCTCGGCGCCGAGATCCACCGGCGCGAACGGTTGCTGGTGGCCGCCGGGGCGGGCGACCTCGACGACTACCACCGTGATCCGACTCGCCCGACAATTCCCCGGCTCGTACTTGTCATCGACGAATTTCGCGTGCTGGCAGAGGAATTGCCCGACTTCGTCGACGGACTCGTGCGGCTGGCGACGGTCGGGCGCTCGCTCGGTGTGCACCTGGTGCTGGCCACCCAACGTCCGGCAGGTGTGGTGTCGGCCGACATCCGCGCGAACGTCAACCTGCGCATCGCGCTGCGGGTGCGCGACGACGGCGACTCCCAGGACGTCATCGAGACCTCCGAGGCTGCCCGGTTGTCCGCCACCGTGCCCGGACGCGCGTACCTGCGCTGCGGCGGCGGTGAACCGTTGCTGTTCCAGAGTGCACGGGTGACCGTGCCCCCGTTGCGCCCCGACGCTGTGCTCGTCTCGACACCGCACGACGCGCTCGGGCTCGAAGCGGAACCCGGTGCGTCCACCCTGGAACGGTTCGTCGAGGTTGCCGCCGAGGTGGCCACCCGGTTGAGCATGCAGCCGTCGCAGGCGCCCTGGCTGCCGCCCCTGCCCGACACCGTCAGCATGGCCGACCTCGGCGAGCCGTCGATCACGGTGACCGGTGAAACCGGCTCCGGCTACCGGTTCGCCCTTGCCGACCGCCCGTTGCGGCAGGACCGACCCGCCCTTTCCTGGTCGCCGCAGACCGACCAACACCTGGCGATCGTCGGCGGTCCACGCGGCGGACGCACCACCGCCGTCCGCGCCCTGCTGGCAGCCGCGCTCGACGACGACCGGGTGCACGCCTATGTGCTCGATCTCGGCCGGTCGCTCACCGACCTGGCCGATCATCCGGCGGTGGGCGCCGTCGTCGGGCCGGACGAACCGAGCCGGGTCGAGCGGGTGCTCGACCGGCTCGCCGACGAGGTCGCGGCCCGGCGCCGCTCCCCTGACATCACCCGGCCGCGGATCCTCTTGGTGATCGACGGGTGGGACGTGCTCGACGAACTCGCCGACGACACAGCGATGTTCCGCCTGCTCGACCTGGTCACCTCGGTGCTTCGCGACGGTCCGGCGGCCGACGTCCATGTGGTCGCCACCGGCGGACGCGGGCTGTTGACCAGCCGTTCGCTGCCGATGTTCCGCTCCCAGATCGCGCTGTCGATGCCGGACCGCGACGACCTGGCCGCGATGGGTGTGCCGCGTCAGGCGATCCCGGTGCGGATGCCAGCCGGACGCGCGGTCACGGCTCCCGGAGGGATGGAACTGCAGATCGTCCTGCCGGGTGCTCTACCCGATCGTGAGCCCTGTGCACCGGTCGATCGCATCGCCGCCGTGCCGCTCGTCGTGCGAGGCGTCGCTGCACGCCCCGACCTGATCGCGATCGGTGCGTCGGCCGAGGGGCCGGCCGGGGTTGCGCTGGGCCGACGCGGCGAAGCGCTCGGGCTCATCGCCGGCCCGCCACGCAGCGGGCGCACCTCGGCACTACTCGCGATCGCGGCGGCGCTCGCCGAACGACCCGTCTGTTGGGTGTCGCCCGATGCGTCGGTGTGCCTCCCGTCCGGGCTGTTCCGTGCCGGCTCCACCGCCGAAACCGCTGCTTGGCTGGCCGCGAAACCAGCCGGGGTGGTGCTCGTCGACGACGCGTCCGGTCTGCTCGACACCGATCTGGAAGACCTCCTGGTCGACTTCGCCGCACGGGCCTCGACGTCGGGTGCCGTGGTCTTCGCCGCCGGTGATCCCGGTGACCTCGCCGCCACGTACCGCGGCCTTGTCGGCGAACTGCGTCGGCGCGGCACCGGGCTGTTGCTGACACCCAACCGCACGGACGGCGAACTCTTCGGGGTGCGCTGCCCGAAGCTCGATCGCCCGCGCCCGGGCAACGGCTACCTGGTGCAGCGCGGTGAACTCACCGAGGTGCAGGTCGCGCTGGTCGACGACCCCGTCCGCCCCGACGAGCCCGACCAGCGGGTCGCCTGAACCGGGACGTCCGGTTCAGGCGGCCGGTTGCTGGTCGACGTGCACAAGTCCGGCGATGAGCGCCGGCCGCTGGGTCGGCAGCCCGGCGAACGAGGAGTGAACTCCGCCGCCGCACAGGCAAACCCACGTCCAGCACTTCCACCACCCACCAGAATCCGCGCGAGTTTGTGGGGTTCGTCGCGTGCACGAACCCCACAAACTCACGCGGATTCCGTAGGTGGGCGGTCTTCCTCAGATGCGCGCCGCGAGTTCGGTGGCCTGCTTGATGGCGCGCTTCGCGTCGAGCTCGGCCGCCACGTCGGCGCCACCGATCACGTGCACGGGTTTGCCGAGCACATCTGCCAGAGAACCGAGTTCGCGCACCGACTCCTGCCCGGTGCACAGCACCACGGTGTCGACCGGCAACACCTTCGGCTCGCGCTGCGACTTCTCGTCCTTCGGGTCGACCGGCACCGTGATGTGCAGGCCCTCGTCGTCGATGCGCACGTATTCGACACCGCCGAGGAACTGCACGCCGGAGTCCTTGAGCGTCTGCCGGTGCACCCAGCCGGTGGTCTTACCGAGGCCCTTGCCGTGCGCGGAGGTCTTGCGCTGCAGCAGGAACACCTCGCGGCGCGGCTCGCCCTTCACCTTGTCGGTGAGGCCGCCCCGCTCGAGCGACGGGTCGGTGACTCCCCAGCGCTGCATCCAGTGCTCGAGCGACTCGTCGGCGTCGTGCAGCAGGAACTCGCTGATGTCGAAGCCGATGCCGCCGGCGCCGAGCACCGCCACCGACTTGCCGACGGGCGCGCCCTCCCCCACGACCTGTTGATAGGTGACGACCTTCGGGTGGTCGACGCCCGGGATCGACGGCACCCGCGGCTCGACGCCGGTGGCCACGACCACCTCGTCGAAGTCGTCCAGGTCGTCGGCCGTCGCGCGAACTCCCATGTGTGTCTTGACGTTTCGCAGGTCGAGCATGTGCTCGTAGTAGCGGATCGTCTCGACGAACTCCTCCTTGCCGGGGATCTTCGAGGCCAGCTTGAACTGCCCACCGATCTCGCCCGACGCCTCGAACAGTTCGACCCGGTGGCCGCGTCCGGCGAGCTCGACTGCGGCCGCGAGGCCGGCCGGGCCGCCACCCACGACGGCCACGTGCTTCACCGTGCGGGTCGGCGACAGCACGAGTTCGGTCTCGTGCGCCGAGCGCGGGTTGAGCATGCAAGTGGCGCGCTTCTTGGCGAAGGTGTGGTCGAGGCAGGCCTGGTTGCAGCCGATGCAGGTGATGATCTCCTGCTCGCGGCCCTGCTCGGCCTTGGCCACGAAGTCGGCGTCGGCGAGCAACGGACGCGCCATCGAGATGAGGTCGGCCTCGCCGTCGGCGAGCAACTTCTCGGCCACCTCGGGCCGGTTGATGCGGTTGGACGCAACGACCGGGACACTCACCTCGGCCTTCAATTTCGCTGTGGTCCAGGCGAATGCGGCGCGCGGCACCGACGTGACGATGGTGGGCACTCGCGCCTCGTGCCAGCCGATGCCGGTGTTGAGGATGCTGACGCCGGCGTCCTGCAGCAGGTGGGCGAGCTCGACGGTCTCCTCCCAGGTCTGGGCGTTGTCGACCAGGTCGAGCAGGCTGATGCGGTATTGCACGATGAAGTCGTCGCCGACCATTTGGCGGGTGCGCTTGACGATCTCGACCGGGAAGCGCATCCGCTTGGCGGCGCTGCCACCCCATGCGTCGGTGCGGTCGTTGGTGCGGGCCGCGAGCATCTGGTTGATCAGGTAGCCCTCGGAGCCCATGATCTCGACGCCGTCGTACCCGGCGTCCTGGGCCAGCTTGGCGGCACGCGCGAAGTCGGACGCCGTGCGGTCGACCTGCTTGGTCGACATCGTGCGCGGCTTGAACGGCGTGATCGGCGACTTCCTGCTGGAGGCGCCGACGCTCAGCGGGCTGTATCCGTAGCGACCGGCGTGCAGCACCTGCAACAGGATCTTGGAGTTGTAGGCGTGCACCGCGTCGGTGACCACCTGGTGCTTGTCGGCCTGCCGGCTGTTGAGCATCTCGCTGCCGAAGGGAAGCAGCCAGCCGCGCCGGTTGGGGGCGTAGCCGCCGGTGACGATGAGGCCGACGCCGCCGCGGGCACGCTCGGCGAAGAACGCCGCGAGCTTCGGCAGGTCGCGCAACCGGTCTTCGAGACCGGTGTGCATCGAACCCATCATCACGCGGTTGCGCAACGTGGTGTGCCCGAGATCGAGCGGGCTGAGCAGGTGCGGGAACTCGGTCATCGTGACTGCCCCTCCACAGCCTGCTCGGTGTTCGATTCGGCGGCCGATGCCTCGGCCAGAATCTGGTCGAACTGCGCACCCATCGCCTCGGCGAGAGCGGTGGCGCCGCGCAGCGGGCGCACCATCACCATGAACTCGGTGATGAGGCCGTCGTCGCCGACGGTGATGAAGTCGCACCCGGTGACGTCGGTGTCGCCGACCTTGGTGCGGAAGATCAGGGCACTCTGCGGGCCGTCGACGATCTCGCGCTCGTAGCGGAAGTCGCTGAACACGCGGAGCACGCCGCGCAGGATCGCGGCGGTCACCGCCTTGCCGGCGTACGGCTTGAACGCCACCGGACTGGTGAACACGACGTCGGGCGCGAGCAACGCCTCCATCGCGTCGGTGTCGCGAGCCTCCACGGCCTCACGGAACTGCTTCATCTGTTCTCCAAGGTTTCGATGATCTCGTTGCACCAGTCGATGCCGTTGCGCTCCAAGCGAATTCCTCCTCGAAGCGCGAGATAGGGGCCGATCTCTTCCTCGGCCAGCGCCGACGGATCGGGAAAGAACTTGCTCATGCTGAGGTCGTATCCGTCGAGCCGGGCTTGGTGATCGGCGCGGCGAGCGCGGACGGCGTCGAGCACGGTCACGCGGTCGAGCAGGTGCAGGGCGCGGATCTTGACCGCGAACTCGCTGCGCACCTGCTCCGGCGGGGTGGCGCGGGCCAGCCAGGCGATGAGTTCGCCGCGACCCGCTTCGGTGAGCGCGTAGACCTTCTTGTCCGGACGCGCGCCCTGGGCGATGTGCTCGGCGCTGGTCCAGCCGTCGGCCTCCATCCGGGCGAGCACCTTGTAGATCTGTTGGTGACTCGCCTTCCAGAAGCGGCCGATGGACGCATCGAACCGGCGGGCGAGGTCGTAGCCCGTCGCCGAACGTTCGGCGAGGGAGACCAGGATCGCGTGTTCGAGGGCCACGCCACGAACGTACTATGCACTTTGTTGCTGTGCAACTAGTTGCATAAACAATTCCTGCAGACATGACGGACGCCCTCGGGACCCGAAGGTCCCGAGGGCGTCCGTCGACGTGCTGGGCGGCCTACTGGCCGTCGGTGCGCTCGCCGTAGCGCGGCGGCTCCTGCGGCTGCTGGTGCTGCGGGTACGTCTGGCCGGGCTGCTGCACCGGCACACCCTGGGTCGGCTGCTCACCGAAGTCCTGGCTCTGCTGGGCGGGCTGGCCCTGCTGCGGCTGGCCCTGCGGCGCGGCCGGGGCGGACGGGGCGTCGTCGCGGTACTGCCCGTACTGCGGGGTGCCGCGGTCACGCAGCGACTCGCTGTACGTGCGCTGCTGCACCGGCGCCTGCGACTGCTCCTGCTGCACCGGGTGTCCGCTCATCTCGGCAAGCATTCCGCGCGCCCGGTCGAAGCTGCGGTGCTCGACGAGCACCTCGTACTTCGTGGCGACCACCTGCGAGACGGAGGTGAAGTCGCGGCGTCCGCGGGTGGCGGCGTAACCGATCGCGGCCCAGAAAGCACCGAAGAGCGCACCGATGAACACCGTCGAGATGATCATCGCCAGCACGCCGTTGCCGGTGGAGAACAGGCTGAAGATCAGACCCACGAAGGCACCCATCCAGGCCCCGGACGCGAGGCCGCCGACGATCACTCGACCCCAGGTGAGGCGTCCGGTGATGCGTTCCATCTGCTTGAGGTCGGTGCCGACGATCATGCACTCCTGCACCGGGAACTCGTGGTCGGACAGGTAGTCGACCGCGCGCTGCGCCTCGGCGTACTCGCTGAAGACGCCGAGCGACTTCGGATATTCGAGGTTGAGGACGGGAAGCTGCGGGTTCTGACGCATACCGGGCTGGCTCATGTGCCCATTGTCCCATCCACTACGGCCGATCCGCCCCACCACACCCGCCTAGAGTGGACGGGTCCCACACGCACCGATTGCCCACAGGAGCGCAGTGTCCAACGACGTGCCCACCCGCACCCTCGATCTCGGGTGCACCTTCCGGTACTCCTCGCTCGCGCCGACCGCCGCGGTGTTCCAGGTGGCCGGCCAGGAATCGCCGACCGCGAAGATCCTCCAGGAGTCGTGGGAGGTGACCGGCGACCTGCCGATGCACCACTACCGCGACCTCTACGACAACCCGTGCACCCGCCTCGTGCTCCCCGTCGGCGTCACGACGCTCACCTACTCGGCGCGCGCCACCGTGCCCGACGCGTTCGACAGTTGGGACGAGAGCGCCGCCGAAATCGCGCCCACCGAACTGCCCGACGAGGTGCTCGTCTACACGCTCGCCAGCCGTTACTGCGAGTCGGACGTGCTGGCCGGCCAGGCCTGGAAGAAGTTCGGCCACCTCGACCCCGGCTACCACCGGGTGCAGGCCGTCAACACCTTCGTCAACGAGTGGCTCACCTACCTCACCGGTTCGACGACCAGCACCGTCACCGCGATGGACGCTTTCGCCACCGGACGCGGCGTGTGCCGCGACTTCGCGCACCTGATGATCACGTTCTGCCGGGCACTCAATATCCCCGCCCGCTACGTGCACGGTTACATCACCGACATGGACGTGCCCTCCCCCGGCACCCCGATGGACTTCCACGCGTGGACGCAGATCTGGCTCGGCGACCGCTGGTGGGACTTCGACCCGCGCTGGAACTCCCCGCGCAAGGGCCGCGTGATCATCGGCACGGGGCGCGACGCCGCCGACGTGGCGATGGTGACCACGTACGGCGCGCCGTGGCTGCAACTCATGACCGTGACCGCGCAGGAGGCCGTCGAATGAGCCGCCCGATCGTTCTCGTCACCGGGGGCACCCGCGGCATCGGCGCCGCCATCTGCGATGCGCTCGCCCCCGACCACCACCTCGTGATCGGTGGGCGCGACCGCGCCGCAGTCGAATCGGCGTGTGAACGTTACGAATCGGCCCAGCCGTTCGTGTGCGATGTGGCCGACGGCGACGCGATGGAGCAGGCCGTGGCCGACCTCGGCCTCGACCGGCTCGACGGACTCGTGCACTCGGCCGGCGTCTCCGGTGGCTGGCGCACCGAGGAGTCGAACCGCCAGGTGTGGCGAAACATCTTGGAGATCAACGTGATTGCCGTCTCCGAGCTGACCCGACTCACCCTCGAAGCACTGCGCGCCGCCGAGGGCACGATCGTCACGATCAACTCGGGCTCGGGCCTGCGCGCGAGCGGTGCGGGCGGCCACTACCCGGCGTCGAAGTTCGCGCTCACCGCCCTCACGGACGTGCTGCGCGAGGAACTGCGCCCCGACGGCATCCGGGTGTGCTCGGTGCACCCCGGACGCGTGAACACCGAGATGCAGCGCGACCTCGTCGCGTCCGAACACCGGACGTACGACCCGCTGGAGTTCCTGCGTCCGGAGTCGGTGGCGACGGCGGTGCGCACTGCGCTCACCGCCACCCCCGACGCGACCTACGAGACCATCTCGATCCGTCCCGGCCCGGCGGCGACGAACCGGCGCAGCTGACCGACGTCCGAAACTCGCGCTGTCAGTCTGGTCGCCGTCAGTCGGTCGCCATCGCGGCGACCGGCGCCGGCGCGATCTTGCGGTGCGGCCGCACGACGAGGGACAGCACCACCGCGATCGCACACAGCACCGCCCCGGCCCACCAGGCGTAGGTGTAGGTGCCGAAGCTGTCGCGGATGACGCCGGCCCCCAGCGCGGCCATGGCCGCGCCGACCTGGTGCGAGGCGAACACCCAACCGAACACGATCGTGCCCTGCTCCCCGAAGATCTCCCGGCACAAGGTGGCGGTCGGCGGAACCGTTGCTACCCAGTCGAGTCCGTAGATCACGACGAACAACACCATGCTCGGGTGCACGGTCGCGCTGAGCAGCAGTGGCAGCAGCATCAGGCTCACGCCGCGGAAGCCGTAGTAGAGCGCGAGCAGGATGCGCGGGTCGAACTTGTCGGTGAGCCAGCCCGAGGCGACGGTGCCGGCGATGTCGAAGATGCCGACGGCCGCCAACAGCCCGGCGGCGGTCGTCTGTGACATGCCGTGGTCGTGCGCCGACGGGATGAAGTGCACCCCGATGAGTCCGTTGGTCGTCGCACCGCAGATCGCGAAGGCGCCGGCGAGCGCCCAGAAAGCCTTGTGTCGAGCCGCGAAGGTGAGGCCGTTGACGGCGCGCCGGAACGCGCTGCCGGTGACGGTGGCCGGGGGCTCGTAGCCCTCGTGCGCGCCGTACGGCAGCACGCCGCGCTCGTGCGGGTGGTCGCGCATGACCACCCAGACGATCGGCACGACGATCAGCGCCACCCCGGCGATCACC
This genomic stretch from Calidifontibacter indicus harbors:
- a CDS encoding CpaF family protein; protein product: MNGIQVIEGEVRELIRRRRLDPLGDRAGLHSLIHDVVADYEERTLHGGLEPLGDRDVATRSVLDSVLGYGALQQYLDDPTVEEIWLNEPSRVFVARRGVPELTPTILTEQEVRNLVERMLKPSGRRVDLSSPFVDATLPDGSRLHVAIPDVTPGRWYVNIRKFVARAHSLDDLVTMGSLPAPAARFLRAAVASGLNVLVTGGTQAGKTTMLNCLAAAIPATERVVSCEEVFELKLNLRDWAALQCRQPSLEGTGEIPLRRLVKEALRMRPSRIIVGEVRQEESLDLLIAMNSGLPGMASLHANSAREALVKMCTLPLLAGPNVGSQFVMPTVASSIDLIVHVGLDRDGSRGVREIAAVPGRFEGSVIELAELFVRRDGRLVRGEGFPPHAERFERAGFDVARLLGDRE
- a CDS encoding type II secretion system F family protein translates to MIPLVSTLLGLGVFCIYWSFWPQQAKRPKSKVTAVDRLRSDLAVSGMRGLNVSTLALLCFGLALFVFLLGMALTQVAPVAFCFALLAGYTPVAVLRSRAQRRRHGRRELWPDAVDHIASAVRAGLALPEALAQLSVRGPEELRPAFAQFAHDYRTSGDFQTSLDDLKDRLADPVADRLVESLRLAREVGGTDLGRLLRTLSTFLRDDARTRAELEARQSWTVNAARLALVAPWLVLLMLATRGSSLEAYSSPTGVVILVIGGLVSFAAYRIMRRIGRLPTEVRVMA
- a CDS encoding nuclear transport factor 2 family protein, producing MKQFREAVEARDTDAMEALLAPDVVFTSPVAFKPYAGKAVTAAILRGVLRVFSDFRYEREIVDGPQSALIFRTKVGDTDVTGCDFITVGDDGLITEFMVMVRPLRGATALAEAMGAQFDQILAEASAAESNTEQAVEGQSR
- a CDS encoding FtsK/SpoIIIE domain-containing protein, whose product is MTVEPHPSPHPSPRSPARTQIAVTLVGTLDGRGRRVRISAPSGLRWAAAREAIEAAGHCVPDPAWIGADRLDDDTRLGDIPNGAVIAPDASAGSASDLLRLECTNGPAVGRGHRLGQRAVTVGRSDRASLRLDDPDASRVHCRVDLVAGRVTVTDLGSTNGTHVDGVAAGEGTELRAGGELRVGNSTLALAAPSGKPPKVENGWIGVRRTPTRTTAPPTVRLTAPNPPRERERRVLPWLVVLAPLVIGVGLAWWMRTMMFLAFALFSPVLMLAQHVADKREGKTSRRRELADHAAAVTRHEARVAAVLASERYLRERAAPPLIDAVRSIRAVDARLWHRHPDDHGFLHWRLGRGTIASELTVTDSDGEQTRPELADAPVVVDLGADRLVGVIARRELQTALLSSLLLQVGAWHSPRHLRLAIISKAPLPNAADLSWLPHLGADGPQPTLFDLEHPDPLVDFLRSQMHDRDEGDRPPSLLVVLLDGEFTSVAAELSEIVMNPRRYSATVVTFAHADSHVPDRAHPMLRGTSTTRLVVDGAQPTQCVPDLPEPDLLPGLARRLAPLRDAVSTGGGGTPPPAIGLAEAWAPATGAPLLDLDATERRWSQEARPNPRAVLGSSAAGPVTVDLTVDGPHALIAGTTGAGKSELLQTLITSLAAVNRPDALNFVLIDYKGGAAFRECARLPHTVGLVTDLDGHLTQRALTSLGAEIHRRERLLVAAGAGDLDDYHRDPTRPTIPRLVLVIDEFRVLAEELPDFVDGLVRLATVGRSLGVHLVLATQRPAGVVSADIRANVNLRIALRVRDDGDSQDVIETSEAARLSATVPGRAYLRCGGGEPLLFQSARVTVPPLRPDAVLVSTPHDALGLEAEPGASTLERFVEVAAEVATRLSMQPSQAPWLPPLPDTVSMADLGEPSITVTGETGSGYRFALADRPLRQDRPALSWSPQTDQHLAIVGGPRGGRTTAVRALLAAALDDDRVHAYVLDLGRSLTDLADHPAVGAVVGPDEPSRVERVLDRLADEVAARRRSPDITRPRILLVIDGWDVLDELADDTAMFRLLDLVTSVLRDGPAADVHVVATGGRGLLTSRSLPMFRSQIALSMPDRDDLAAMGVPRQAIPVRMPAGRAVTAPGGMELQIVLPGALPDREPCAPVDRIAAVPLVVRGVAARPDLIAIGASAEGPAGVALGRRGEALGLIAGPPRSGRTSALLAIAAALAERPVCWVSPDASVCLPSGLFRAGSTAETAAWLAAKPAGVVLVDDASGLLDTDLEDLLVDFAARASTSGAVVFAAGDPGDLAATYRGLVGELRRRGTGLLLTPNRTDGELFGVRCPKLDRPRPGNGYLVQRGELTEVQVALVDDPVRPDEPDQRVA
- a CDS encoding NADPH-dependent 2,4-dienoyl-CoA reductase translates to MTEFPHLLSPLDLGHTTLRNRVMMGSMHTGLEDRLRDLPKLAAFFAERARGGVGLIVTGGYAPNRRGWLLPFGSEMLNSRQADKHQVVTDAVHAYNSKILLQVLHAGRYGYSPLSVGASSRKSPITPFKPRTMSTKQVDRTASDFARAAKLAQDAGYDGVEIMGSEGYLINQMLAARTNDRTDAWGGSAAKRMRFPVEIVKRTRQMVGDDFIVQYRISLLDLVDNAQTWEETVELAHLLQDAGVSILNTGIGWHEARVPTIVTSVPRAAFAWTTAKLKAEVSVPVVASNRINRPEVAEKLLADGEADLISMARPLLADADFVAKAEQGREQEIITCIGCNQACLDHTFAKKRATCMLNPRSAHETELVLSPTRTVKHVAVVGGGPAGLAAAVELAGRGHRVELFEASGEIGGQFKLASKIPGKEEFVETIRYYEHMLDLRNVKTHMGVRATADDLDDFDEVVVATGVEPRVPSIPGVDHPKVVTYQQVVGEGAPVGKSVAVLGAGGIGFDISEFLLHDADESLEHWMQRWGVTDPSLERGGLTDKVKGEPRREVFLLQRKTSAHGKGLGKTTGWVHRQTLKDSGVQFLGGVEYVRIDDEGLHITVPVDPKDEKSQREPKVLPVDTVVLCTGQESVRELGSLADVLGKPVHVIGGADVAAELDAKRAIKQATELAARI